A genomic window from candidate division WOR-3 bacterium includes:
- a CDS encoding transcription antitermination factor NusB produces the protein MKNLKRFLGITEERVIAFKILEKVLEEDSFLSPQIIYHSLNLEPKKRKFLQKLCFETVKNLIYIDHIIKNFYHGKFKKLEPSVRTILRVSLTELIILKKKPYAVCDSWTEITKKENFAASKLVNGILRNVLRKGPPDFKEPWINFSIPKWLYKKLKRDFGENFAFNFCKWFHSEPPYYFRVYFNDKEKEVRKIIEEKYKEKGFFLSKLSFPPYAYKSFYHPWEVDLYENLYYVQDFSSQSVMHYKDFEKGIYVWDMTSAPGGKSLYLSFILKNDVKILASELRKGRAKILKENFLKYRINGYVINTDATLFFPKKEFDLVIIDAPCSGLGTIRKKPEILFRMNLKKINELKKLQEKLIDNAYDVLKKGGYLFYITCTILKEENEEQIEKALEKYNFEIIEPRVPIFLTKDKYFFCNGIEMDSDFMFASMLKKL, from the coding sequence TTGAAAAATTTAAAGAGGTTTTTGGGTATAACTGAAGAAAGAGTTATTGCTTTTAAAATTCTTGAAAAAGTTCTTGAAGAGGATTCTTTTCTTTCACCACAAATAATATACCATTCTTTGAATCTTGAGCCTAAAAAAAGAAAATTTCTTCAAAAGTTATGTTTTGAAACAGTAAAGAATTTAATTTACATTGACCATATAATTAAGAATTTTTATCATGGGAAATTTAAAAAACTTGAGCCGAGTGTCAGAACTATTTTAAGGGTATCTCTTACAGAACTTATTATTTTAAAAAAGAAGCCCTATGCAGTTTGTGATTCGTGGACAGAGATAACTAAAAAAGAGAATTTTGCTGCTTCAAAACTTGTTAATGGAATTTTAAGAAATGTATTGAGAAAAGGACCTCCTGATTTTAAAGAGCCCTGGATAAATTTTTCAATTCCAAAGTGGTTATATAAAAAATTGAAAAGGGATTTTGGAGAAAATTTCGCTTTTAATTTCTGTAAATGGTTTCATTCTGAACCTCCCTATTATTTCAGGGTTTATTTTAATGATAAGGAAAAAGAAGTAAGAAAGATAATAGAGGAAAAGTATAAGGAAAAAGGATTTTTTCTATCAAAACTCAGTTTTCCTCCTTATGCCTATAAAAGTTTTTATCATCCTTGGGAAGTAGATTTATATGAAAACTTATATTATGTTCAGGATTTTTCTTCGCAGAGTGTTATGCATTATAAGGATTTTGAAAAGGGAATTTATGTATGGGATATGACCTCTGCTCCTGGCGGAAAAAGCTTATATTTAAGTTTTATTTTAAAAAATGATGTTAAAATTTTAGCAAGTGAATTAAGAAAGGGAAGAGCAAAAATTCTGAAAGAAAATTTTTTAAAATACAGGATAAATGGTTATGTTATAAATACTGATGCTACCCTTTTTTTTCCAAAAAAAGAATTTGACCTTGTAATAATTGACGCTCCCTGTTCAGGACTCGGAACAATCAGAAAAAAGCCAGAAATACTTTTTAGAATGAATTTGAAGAAAATTAATGAACTAAAAAAATTGCAGGAAAAGTTAATTGATAATGCTTATGATGTTTTAAAAAAAGGCGGCTATCTTTTTTATATAACCTGTACTATATTGAAAGAAGAAAATGAAGAGCAGATAGAAAAAGCACTTGAAAAATATAATTTTGAAATAATTGAACCCCGGGTCCCAATTTTTTTAACTAAAGATAAATATTTCTTCTGTAATGGAATAGAAATGGATTCAGATTTTATGTTTGCTTCTATGCTAAAGAAACTATAA
- a CDS encoding T9SS type A sorting domain-containing protein has translation MIILFIFNIFYNASIGYKGIASDFAINGIETWVSFPLENKVLNVTEIEINIKQPTVILNKNEFLYIVNNLDDIIHVYRNKIFSHNIKLPQGDYVSGFISGNSLFLLSREPSGIIRINGDKDYTAFPVNSYKPIDFRFYKDKFYILDRKGPATNLRIMVFDKEGNYLATLVEIPKNLGGGIEVAEIDRKDLLFVTNSLMGKVYIYSLNPFTKIDSFGAYGDSIYEFKTPTKIKFIDNKLYILNQRNSRIDIFTFQNIYTTGISEKIGEPFDNIKILNNNLHLNLKIPDGNYTIHVFSLDGRKVMKIDNIKTINGLLKKEIPLSLKKGIYFVIIKEKEGKFIIQKGVNLK, from the coding sequence ATGATTATCTTATTCATATTTAATATATTTTATAATGCAAGTATAGGTTATAAAGGAATAGCATCTGATTTTGCAATTAATGGTATAGAAACATGGGTTTCCTTTCCACTTGAAAATAAAGTCCTTAATGTAACTGAAATTGAAATAAACATAAAACAACCTACTGTGATACTTAATAAAAATGAATTTTTATACATTGTAAATAACTTGGATGATATAATTCATGTTTACAGAAATAAAATATTTTCTCATAATATAAAATTGCCTCAAGGAGATTATGTTTCAGGATTTATTTCAGGTAACTCACTTTTCCTATTAAGCAGGGAACCCTCAGGGATAATTAGAATAAATGGAGATAAAGATTATACAGCTTTTCCTGTTAATTCATATAAGCCGATAGATTTCAGGTTTTATAAAGATAAATTTTATATCCTTGACAGAAAAGGACCAGCAACTAATTTAAGAATAATGGTTTTTGACAAAGAAGGTAATTATCTTGCTACTTTAGTTGAAATACCCAAAAACTTAGGAGGCGGAATAGAAGTAGCAGAAATAGATAGAAAAGACCTCCTATTTGTTACTAATTCTCTTATGGGTAAAGTTTATATTTACTCTTTAAATCCTTTTACAAAAATAGACTCTTTTGGAGCCTATGGTGATTCAATCTATGAATTCAAAACACCCACTAAAATTAAATTTATAGATAATAAACTCTATATTTTAAATCAAAGGAATTCAAGAATAGATATCTTTACCTTTCAAAACATTTACACAACCGGAATATCAGAGAAAATTGGAGAACCCTTTGATAATATAAAAATTTTAAACAACAATCTTCATTTAAATCTAAAGATTCCAGATGGCAATTACACTATTCATGTATTCTCTTTAGATGGAAGAAAAGTTATGAAAATTGATAATATTAAAACTATAAATGGCTTACTTAAAAAAGAAATTCCCCTATCTTTAAAGAAAGGAATTTATTTTGTTATAATCAAAGAAAAAGAAGGTAAGTTTATAATTCAAAAGGGGGTTAACCTGAAATGA
- the lipB gene encoding lipoyl(octanoyl) transferase LipB: MKNLNILLLGKRDYKEVWDFQKELVEKRKKNFIPDTLIICEHFPVYTTGSKGNLKNLLVDENFLKVKGIPLYHIERGGDITYHGPGQLVSYPIIKLDDVLRSIRKFVYNLEEVMIRVLMDFGIKGERKAKNIGVFVKDKKIGSIGVAVKGAVTFHGLAFNINMDLSPFKWIKPCGLDVEITDISKEKKKDIKVEDVIPGFIEKFKEVFGYN; the protein is encoded by the coding sequence ATGAAAAATTTGAATATTTTATTACTTGGAAAAAGGGATTATAAAGAAGTCTGGGATTTTCAAAAGGAACTTGTGGAGAAAAGAAAAAAAAACTTTATACCCGATACCCTTATAATCTGCGAACATTTTCCGGTTTATACAACCGGTTCAAAAGGTAATTTAAAAAATCTACTCGTAGATGAAAATTTTTTAAAAGTAAAAGGAATTCCTCTTTACCATATAGAAAGGGGAGGTGATATAACTTACCATGGTCCAGGTCAGCTTGTTTCATATCCAATTATTAAATTAGATGATGTGTTAAGAAGCATTAGAAAATTTGTTTATAACCTTGAAGAAGTTATGATAAGGGTTCTGATGGATTTTGGTATAAAAGGTGAAAGAAAAGCTAAAAATATAGGTGTTTTTGTTAAAGATAAAAAAATTGGTTCAATAGGAGTAGCAGTTAAAGGTGCTGTTACTTTTCATGGTCTTGCTTTTAATATCAATATGGATCTTTCACCTTTCAAGTGGATCAAACCCTGTGGTCTTGATGTTGAAATTACAGATATATCAAAGGAAAAGAAAAAAGATATAAAAGTAGAAGATGTAATTCCAGGTTTTATTGAAAAATTTAAAGAGGTTTTTGGGTATAACTGA
- a CDS encoding AIR synthase related protein, with translation MKLKEGKLPLNLLEKYLKILPLSSDKIKIKPGPGADSSVIDIGDYYLVITQDPITFTEKDIGYYAVMVNINDVLCMGAKPEYFLFTLLLPKGISDEKIFKIFKEVKKVCKKYNISVIGGHTEITPELKRIIISGTMIGLREKSKGFFPKKVNKGDYLLCVKEVPIEGISIITKEKEEELKKITNEKLLKKFKNYHKKPGIGIIEEAFLLLENQDVLALHDPTEGGILNGIYEFCEFLDLGVIVYENRIPVVKDGEKIFKYFGIDPLKTISSGALLVAVKREGIQGVIDLLKSRKIVFSIIGEFKDSKYGKWMVDRNKNKVKIISCQDEISKIF, from the coding sequence ATGAAATTAAAAGAAGGAAAACTTCCCCTAAATTTACTTGAAAAATATTTAAAAATTTTACCTTTAAGTTCAGATAAGATTAAAATAAAACCAGGTCCAGGTGCTGATTCTTCAGTAATTGATATAGGTGATTATTATCTTGTGATCACTCAGGATCCAATAACTTTTACTGAAAAAGATATAGGTTATTATGCTGTAATGGTGAATATTAATGATGTTTTATGTATGGGTGCAAAACCTGAATATTTTCTTTTTACTCTACTTCTTCCAAAAGGGATAAGTGATGAAAAAATTTTTAAAATTTTTAAAGAGGTTAAAAAAGTGTGCAAAAAATACAATATCTCAGTAATTGGTGGCCATACTGAAATAACACCTGAATTAAAAAGAATTATAATTTCCGGAACAATGATAGGATTAAGAGAAAAAAGTAAGGGTTTTTTTCCCAAAAAGGTAAATAAAGGAGATTATCTTTTATGTGTTAAAGAAGTGCCAATTGAAGGAATTTCAATAATAACAAAAGAAAAAGAAGAAGAATTAAAAAAAATTACTAATGAAAAATTACTGAAGAAATTTAAAAATTATCATAAAAAACCGGGGATTGGAATTATAGAAGAAGCCTTTTTGCTTTTAGAAAATCAGGATGTTCTTGCTTTACATGACCCAACGGAAGGTGGAATATTGAATGGAATTTATGAGTTTTGCGAATTTTTAGATCTTGGTGTTATTGTCTATGAAAATAGAATTCCTGTAGTAAAGGATGGAGAAAAGATTTTTAAATACTTTGGTATTGACCCTTTAAAAACAATATCATCAGGTGCTCTTCTTGTCGCAGTTAAAAGAGAAGGTATTCAGGGTGTAATAGATTTATTAAAATCAAGAAAAATTGTTTTCAGTATAATTGGCGAATTTAAGGATTCAAAATATGGAAAGTGGATGGTTGATAGAAATAAAAATAAAGTCAAAATTATATCTTGTCAGGATGAAATTTCAAAAATCTTTTAA
- a CDS encoding cytochrome c3 family protein, protein MKKKKIYIFIFPAIIFALDYPHNNNSPIKDWDVTCRSCHDIHNSNYPYLGKVNGNYNMCYTLCHNPTGDAKNFVIEESKKAIPGSGGIHHSFDVPGDNAGYDASTSNAQYKNYYVNIGIDAYKLTCSTCHEQHNHNGGVPFLVNSSETMCRDCHSPRNQNIPPYTSHPVGVTIPSNPYYHNPQNLPLVDGNQVGCMTCHDIHYAYSDTSVYGTSTSGTTTSLTDNTKNWPTNKFIGWIIKIYPNVNDTGNWYQVRVITSNTSNTINWSVPLYGSGISSGNRYVIKRTGTGNGYLLNQAMHKSPMNNLCTNCHSCALCHDPSDVAQIGSHFTNINTLWPGGQYGSDYAYIDLNGNLLPPARKSEATTNSPLPSYLRNSCFNCHWPHGWKIPNTSQKYATLLVDKEEFLCFTCHDFNGPSTKNIKSKFDNPIRWVTAAVGNNNNLNLNDRHDIQDEAQSRSRAKIECTDCHDPHRANGTMPIKKDPDPTDGRVPGTGQVLPGADFLTEWCLDCHDGSFPPTITPPQTPLVNVRNAYINNDVHGAKNGSPTLKPGYGWTSNQIVPCAACHEKKHMSNKHELFQVRDTIFSRDGTIPIPDDDGQLGNGYDILDNNIRNTEINGYDFCNTCHRGSMGSNRSNCFASGCHHHGAKF, encoded by the coding sequence ATGAAAAAGAAAAAAATTTATATTTTTATTTTTCCAGCAATAATATTTGCCTTAGATTATCCTCATAATAACAATTCTCCAATAAAAGACTGGGATGTCACCTGTAGATCCTGTCATGACATCCATAATTCAAATTATCCTTACCTTGGAAAAGTTAATGGGAATTACAATATGTGTTATACTCTGTGTCACAACCCCACAGGAGACGCAAAGAATTTTGTAATTGAAGAAAGTAAAAAAGCAATTCCAGGATCAGGAGGTATTCACCACTCTTTTGATGTTCCTGGAGATAATGCAGGCTACGATGCAAGCACTTCAAATGCTCAATACAAAAATTATTATGTAAATATAGGTATTGATGCATATAAATTAACCTGCTCCACCTGTCATGAACAGCATAACCATAATGGAGGTGTTCCTTTCCTTGTAAACTCATCAGAAACAATGTGCAGGGATTGTCATTCTCCAAGAAATCAAAACATACCACCATATACATCCCACCCTGTAGGTGTAACAATACCCTCAAATCCCTATTACCATAACCCACAAAATTTACCTCTTGTAGATGGTAATCAAGTTGGTTGTATGACATGTCATGATATTCATTATGCTTATTCTGATACAAGTGTTTATGGAACAAGCACTTCTGGAACAACTACATCATTAACAGATAACACAAAGAACTGGCCTACAAACAAATTTATAGGATGGATTATAAAAATTTATCCAAATGTTAATGATACAGGAAACTGGTATCAGGTAAGAGTGATAACATCAAATACTTCTAATACAATTAACTGGTCAGTACCATTATATGGATCAGGAATTTCCTCTGGAAACAGATATGTAATTAAAAGGACAGGAACTGGTAACGGGTATCTCTTAAATCAAGCTATGCATAAATCTCCTATGAATAACCTTTGCACAAACTGTCATAGTTGTGCTTTGTGTCATGACCCCTCGGATGTCGCCCAAATAGGATCCCATTTTACGAATATTAACACTCTCTGGCCAGGTGGTCAATATGGTTCTGATTATGCATATATTGACTTAAATGGAAATCTATTACCTCCAGCAAGAAAAAGCGAGGCAACAACAAATTCTCCTTTACCGAGTTATTTGAGAAACTCATGTTTTAACTGTCACTGGCCACATGGATGGAAAATTCCAAATACTTCACAAAAATATGCGACACTCTTAGTTGATAAAGAGGAATTTTTATGTTTTACATGTCATGATTTTAACGGACCTTCTACAAAAAATATAAAGTCAAAATTTGATAATCCTATAAGATGGGTAACAGCGGCAGTTGGAAACAATAATAATTTAAATCTCAATGATAGACATGATATTCAGGATGAAGCCCAATCAAGGTCAAGAGCAAAAATAGAATGCACAGATTGTCATGACCCGCACAGAGCAAATGGAACAATGCCAATCAAAAAAGACCCTGACCCAACTGACGGAAGAGTCCCTGGGACAGGACAGGTTTTACCAGGAGCAGATTTTCTTACAGAATGGTGTCTTGATTGCCATGATGGAAGTTTTCCACCTACCATAACACCACCCCAAACTCCTTTAGTTAATGTAAGAAATGCCTATATAAATAATGATGTCCATGGAGCAAAAAATGGGAGCCCCACTCTTAAACCGGGTTATGGATGGACAAGTAACCAGATTGTTCCCTGTGCAGCCTGTCATGAGAAAAAACATATGTCTAACAAACATGAACTTTTTCAGGTAAGAGACACAATTTTTTCGCGTGATGGAACAATACCAATTCCTGATGACGATGGACAATTAGGAAATGGGTATGACATTCTGGATAACAATATAAGGAATACAGAAATTAATGGATACGATTTCTGTAATACTTGTCATAGAGGTTCAATGGGTAGTAATAGGTCAAACTGTTTTGCCTCTGGATGCCATCACCATGGAGCTAAATTTTAA